The Afipia massiliensis genome has a segment encoding these proteins:
- a CDS encoding peroxidase-related enzyme (This protein belongs to a clade of uncharacterized proteins related to peroxidases such as the alkylhydroperoxidase AhpD.) — MTTPSISRFPVPALNALPDDIRTRILGVQEKSGFVPNVFLALAYRPDEFRAFFAYNDALMEKDGGLSKTEREMIVVATSAANQCHYCVVSHGAVLRIRAKNPLIADQIANNYRKADITPRQRAMLDFAVKVCLESQKTSPQDFEILRGHGFSDNDIWDIAAIAAFFALSNRMASVTDMRPNDEFYMMGRVPKA; from the coding sequence ATGACCACACCGTCCATCAGCCGCTTTCCTGTTCCTGCGCTGAACGCGCTGCCGGATGATATCCGGACGCGCATTCTCGGTGTGCAGGAGAAGTCGGGTTTCGTGCCGAACGTGTTCCTCGCGCTGGCCTACCGGCCCGACGAGTTCAGGGCATTTTTCGCCTACAACGACGCGCTGATGGAAAAAGACGGCGGACTGAGCAAGACCGAGCGTGAAATGATTGTGGTCGCGACCAGCGCGGCCAACCAGTGCCATTACTGTGTCGTCTCGCACGGAGCGGTGCTGCGGATTCGCGCGAAGAATCCTCTGATCGCCGATCAGATTGCCAACAACTACCGCAAGGCCGACATCACACCGCGCCAGCGCGCGATGCTGGATTTCGCTGTCAAGGTTTGCCTGGAATCACAAAAGACGTCGCCGCAGGATTTTGAGATATTGCGCGGCCACGGTTTTAGCGACAACGATATCTGGGACATCGCGGCGATTGCCGCATTCTTTGCGCTGTCGAACCGCATGGCGAGCGTCACAGACATGCGCCCGAACGATGAATTCTATATGATGGGCCGCGTACCGAAGGCGTAA
- a CDS encoding ATP-binding protein, with translation MLTSPQPASLGRVISVRGSQARVGLVTTSQINDANVRATVGQFFGIRTATTIIVAMITEVSRENLPPTDNYIAIASVDLLGEIAAGPSGRFQRGVTSYPTIGDLVDVLTNQQLRTVYAPSKAEQINIGTLQQDPSVIAYVDVEDMLSKHFAVLGSTGVGKSSGVSLLLNEILRVRPNLRVFLLDVHNEYGRCFGDKSLVLNPRNLKLPFWLFNFEEFVDVIFGGRPGVPEELEVLVELIPVAKATYTQYQNTDRVGLKRVDAKTVGYTADTPVPYRLVDLISLIDERMGKLENRSSRIVYHKLISRIETVKNDPRYAFMFENANVGGDTMAEVISHLFRMPANGRPMTVMQLAGFPAEVVDSVVSVLCRMAFDFGLWSDGASPLLFVCEEAHRYASADRGVGFGPTRKAVSRIAKEGRKYGVYLALVTQRPAELDATIISQCNTLFAMRLANERDQMLLRSAVSDAAANLLSFVPSLGTREVLAFGEGVALPTRLRFKEVPVHQLPRSEATIATTPSALSGHDISFVSSVLERWRGATSHRETPNDPTFDRGGMDRPIPRAPEAPMLQPSLGLDPDRFSLLKKPLR, from the coding sequence ATGTTGACTTCACCGCAGCCAGCCTCGCTCGGGCGCGTCATTTCGGTACGCGGCTCACAAGCGCGAGTCGGCCTTGTGACGACGAGCCAGATCAACGACGCGAATGTCCGCGCCACGGTCGGCCAGTTCTTCGGCATCCGCACCGCCACGACCATCATCGTTGCGATGATCACCGAGGTGAGCCGCGAAAACCTGCCGCCCACCGACAACTACATCGCAATTGCCTCTGTCGACCTGCTGGGCGAGATCGCCGCCGGCCCTTCCGGCCGGTTCCAGCGCGGCGTCACGAGCTATCCGACCATCGGCGATCTGGTGGACGTGTTGACTAACCAGCAATTGCGGACGGTGTACGCGCCATCGAAAGCCGAGCAGATCAATATCGGTACGCTGCAGCAGGATCCGTCCGTCATCGCCTATGTTGATGTCGAGGATATGCTGAGCAAGCATTTCGCCGTACTCGGCTCCACCGGCGTCGGCAAGTCCAGCGGCGTTTCGCTGCTGCTGAACGAGATTCTCCGCGTAAGGCCGAACCTGCGCGTGTTCCTGCTCGACGTGCACAACGAATATGGCCGCTGTTTTGGGGACAAATCGCTGGTTCTCAATCCGCGAAACCTCAAGCTGCCGTTCTGGCTTTTCAATTTCGAAGAGTTCGTGGACGTGATCTTCGGCGGACGCCCTGGCGTTCCCGAAGAGCTCGAAGTCCTCGTTGAACTCATCCCGGTCGCGAAGGCGACCTACACGCAATATCAGAACACGGACCGCGTCGGACTGAAGCGTGTCGATGCCAAGACCGTCGGCTACACCGCCGATACACCGGTGCCCTATCGTCTGGTCGATCTGATTTCGTTGATTGATGAGCGCATGGGCAAGCTGGAAAACCGCTCCTCGCGCATCGTCTATCACAAGCTGATTTCGCGCATCGAGACCGTCAAAAACGATCCGCGCTACGCCTTCATGTTCGAAAACGCCAATGTCGGCGGCGACACGATGGCGGAAGTCATCAGCCACTTGTTCCGGATGCCCGCCAATGGCCGGCCCATGACCGTCATGCAGCTCGCAGGCTTTCCAGCGGAGGTCGTGGACTCCGTTGTATCCGTACTCTGCCGCATGGCGTTTGATTTCGGCTTGTGGAGCGACGGCGCTTCGCCGCTGCTGTTCGTCTGCGAGGAAGCGCACCGCTACGCGTCCGCCGATCGCGGCGTCGGTTTCGGGCCGACACGCAAGGCCGTCTCGCGTATCGCCAAGGAAGGCCGCAAATACGGCGTCTACCTTGCGCTGGTTACGCAGCGCCCGGCGGAACTGGATGCCACGATCATTTCCCAATGCAACACGCTGTTTGCGATGCGCCTTGCAAACGAACGGGACCAGATGCTGTTACGCTCCGCTGTCTCCGATGCTGCAGCGAATCTGCTGTCGTTTGTCCCGTCGCTGGGAACCCGCGAAGTGCTGGCGTTCGGCGAAGGCGTTGCTTTGCCAACCCGGCTCCGCTTCAAGGAAGTCCCTGTGCACCAGTTGCCGCGCAGCGAAGCGACCATCGCGACGACGCCTTCGGCGCTCAGCGGTCACGACATTTCCTTCGTCAGTTCAGTGTTGGAGCGCTGGCGCGGCGCGACTTCGCATCGCGAGACGCCAAACGATCCGACGTTCGATCGCGGCGGCATGGATCGGCCTATTCCGCGCGCACCGGAAGCGCCGATGCTGCAACCGTCGCTAGGTCTCGATCCCGACCGCTTCTCGCTGCTGAAAAAGCCCCTTCGCTGA
- a CDS encoding ABC transporter ATP-binding protein, translated as MSSQTSSSSAGLAVSHLSLAFGGLKALSDVSFSVAPGSITAVIGPNGAGKTSLFNCISGFYRPSAGAIEFDGNDISKLHPPARAKIGLARTFQNIALFRGMTVLDNIKLGRHAHMRTNVFDALWYFGRARREELELRSEIERRVLDFLEMEHIRDQPVASLSYGLRKRVELARALAMQPRVLMLDEPVAGMNREETEDMARFILDVKEEWGVTILMVEHDMGLVMDISDHVVVLNFGQVIAAGKPPEIQNNPDVIAAYLGSGDVGDLSRRIAGERAA; from the coding sequence ATGAGCAGTCAGACATCGTCGTCCTCCGCAGGTTTAGCCGTCAGCCATCTGTCGCTTGCGTTCGGCGGATTGAAGGCGCTGTCCGATGTTTCGTTTTCCGTCGCCCCGGGATCGATCACGGCCGTGATCGGCCCGAACGGCGCGGGCAAGACGTCGCTGTTCAACTGCATCTCCGGCTTCTACCGCCCGTCGGCCGGCGCGATCGAATTCGACGGCAACGACATTAGCAAATTGCATCCGCCGGCGCGGGCCAAAATCGGTCTGGCCCGCACGTTTCAGAACATCGCGCTGTTTCGCGGCATGACGGTGCTCGACAACATCAAGCTCGGCCGTCACGCACACATGCGGACGAATGTGTTTGACGCGCTGTGGTACTTCGGGCGGGCCAGGCGCGAGGAGCTTGAGCTGCGATCCGAGATCGAGAGGCGGGTGCTTGATTTTCTGGAGATGGAGCACATCCGCGACCAGCCGGTGGCGTCGCTGTCCTACGGCCTGCGCAAACGAGTCGAACTTGCGCGCGCGCTTGCGATGCAGCCGCGCGTGCTGATGCTCGATGAGCCAGTGGCGGGCATGAATCGCGAAGAGACCGAGGACATGGCCCGCTTCATCCTCGACGTGAAGGAGGAGTGGGGCGTGACCATCCTGATGGTCGAGCACGACATGGGGCTCGTCATGGACATCTCGGACCATGTTGTCGTGCTGAACTTCGGTCAGGTGATCGCAGCCGGAAAACCGCCGGAGATTCAGAATAACCCGGACGTGATCGCGGCTTATCTCGGGTCCGGCGATGTCGGAGATCTGTCGCGGCGGATCGCGGGCGAGAGGGCAGCGTGA
- a CDS encoding FadR/GntR family transcriptional regulator, with the protein MSSVVPNFARIEVAPAYQKVADAIEREIVNGRIKPDDPIGTESELVQQFGVNRSTVREGIRVLEESGLIRRDSSRRLYACLPRYNKLASRLSRALVLHEVTFRELYETAMILEIAAIEYAVDHATDDDIAEIAANIEKTEQAIANHAAFAELDAEFHILIAKASHNRVLQLAREPAGLLFFPTTEMVVRNVAEGMPRLIVAHHHLLDAIRRRDKEAGKVWMRRHVEDWRRGFERAGNSLDRPVERMYMEHALVGRKR; encoded by the coding sequence ATGTCGTCCGTGGTCCCGAATTTTGCGCGTATCGAAGTAGCGCCGGCCTATCAAAAGGTGGCGGACGCGATTGAGCGTGAAATCGTCAATGGCCGCATCAAGCCTGACGATCCGATCGGAACGGAATCTGAACTCGTCCAGCAGTTTGGTGTGAATCGTTCCACGGTCCGCGAAGGCATTCGGGTGCTCGAAGAAAGCGGATTGATCCGGCGCGATTCCAGCCGCCGCCTGTATGCGTGCCTGCCGCGCTACAACAAGCTTGCCAGCCGGTTGAGCCGGGCGCTTGTGCTGCACGAAGTGACATTTCGGGAATTGTATGAAACCGCGATGATCCTCGAGATTGCCGCGATCGAATATGCTGTCGATCATGCGACAGATGACGACATTGCCGAGATCGCGGCGAACATCGAGAAGACCGAGCAGGCCATCGCAAATCATGCCGCATTCGCTGAACTGGATGCGGAGTTTCACATCCTGATTGCGAAGGCCTCCCATAACCGCGTGTTGCAGCTCGCGCGAGAACCGGCAGGTCTGCTGTTTTTTCCCACCACGGAGATGGTGGTCCGCAACGTGGCCGAAGGCATGCCGCGCCTCATCGTCGCGCACCATCACCTGCTCGACGCGATCCGTAGACGCGACAAGGAAGCGGGGAAAGTATGGATGCGGCGGCACGTTGAAGACTGGCGGAGAGGCTTTGAGCGCGCGGGTAACTCGCTCGATCGGCCGGTCGAGCGAATGTACATGGAACATGCCTTGGTGGGCCGCAAGCGATAG